The Acipenser ruthenus chromosome 27, fAciRut3.2 maternal haplotype, whole genome shotgun sequence genome includes a window with the following:
- the LOC117432174 gene encoding cyclin-dependent kinase inhibitor 1C-like, giving the protein MSTMSSVQLSSTSLDRLAARRTFPLHARTGVCRNLFGPIDHDELNREMKSKLREISERDQRRWNFNFETSTPLEGGHYEWEESEVDATPVFYRESIQMGKTRITVPVRAKTSLDTIKNSMDSNSSQELSSPPSQENDRLSDLDSIVRSGETNQENRSDKLNSGIKTSKSDPCTSRKRASASSATAHITDFFVKRKRILECKQSENGSPSASVMATEQTPRKRIR; this is encoded by the exons ATGAGCACTATGTCCAGCGTTCAGCTGTCCAGCACGTCCTTGGACAGATTGGCTGCCAGAAGGACCTTCCCCCTTCACGCCAGGACGGGGGTCTGTAGGAACCTGTTTGGGCCGATTGACCATGACGAGCTGAACCGCGAGATGAAGTCCAAGCTCCGGGAGATAAGCGAGCGAGACCAGCGTAGATGGAACTTCAATTTCGAGACCAGCACTCCATTGGAAGGTGGGCACTACGAATGGGAAGAGAGCGAGGTGGATGCAACGCCTGTTTTTTACAGAGAATCCATCCAGATGGGTAAAACTAGGATTACAGTCCCAGTCAGGGCAAAAACATCTTTGGACACTATCAAGAACAGCATGGACTCTAACTCCAGCCAGGAATTATCCTCTCCCCCTTCCCAGGAGAACGACAGGTTGTCTGATTTGGATAGCATTGTTCGCTCCGGGGAAACGAATCAAGAAAATAGATCGGATAAATTAAACTCAGGAATTAAAACCAGCAAAAGCGATCCTTGCACTTCAAGAAAAAGGGCATCTGCGTCTTCAGCAACAGCGCACATTACAG ATTTCTTTGTAAAGAGGAAACGAATATTGGAATGTAAACAGTCTGAGAACGGTTCCCCATCGGCGTCTGTGATGGCAACAGAACAGACTCCTCGCAAAAGAATCCGATGA